CCCGTAAACATTGTTTCAACCGATCAGATATGTCATGCACGGTGGTCCGACCAATCAATAATAGGAATCAGCTACATTACCAGTGGAATAATATGTAATAAAATCTAATTACAGTTATTGACTAGTAAGTACATTCTGTTATGGAGTTCTAGCCACAAGATGTACCTGTGTGTTTACACAAGTTAATAAAGCAGTCTAATCGTAcactttccctctccttctccctctaagGTTTCTTTATTCCTGGGTTTCCCAAACTGCAGCGCTTCCAGGCGCACCACGATCAGATTCTCTCCAAACTCATCCCCAAACTGAAGAAACATCTGGTTAGATCAGTTTTTTAACATTTTTTATTAACCCATCGACTACCCCCCCCTCTTCGGAAGACACATatcttgtttgttttttacagcttttctgctacatactgtatacatacgTTTTACATAGACATTTTACATTCACATTTTTCATGCATTATTTGACATAGGTCACTGTTTAGGTTGccttcacacacacaaccacatacatgcatacacacacacacacacacacacacgtgcacatacacacactcacatacatacacacacacattacgtaATGGCATCATGTTTGATAATAGTGAGGTTATTACAGTAGTTGCATATAGTTACATTGAAATGCGTGTTACTGTGTAGAACTGACCATCGTTCTTTCTACCCgtcttccatctctttctcctctctctccctcctttttctctttcttcctccatcccctctctcttgttctctctccctccatccctctctccctctctgtctctctaggacAGGGAACAGATGTCCTGTGGGATCTACAGCACCAAATGGTTCCTGCAGTGTTTCATTGACAGGGTGAGAGAAAGTGTGTTTTAAAGGACCGTTGCCATTTTCAGCCGATTtaaataattatttgtttttctattGGCCCGTGACAACCAAGAACTCTTCTCCTTTAAGGTACAATCTGGGATCTGGGATTGCTGACAAACGATTGGCATATTATAACTTTTAGCagaggagaaagaggtcaaagaaTTCATGCCGTGAGCCCCATATTCACCAACAATAATAACTTCAAATAGCAGAATCGCAATTGTATTCATGGGCGTTCATTAATTTCACATGATTACAACTCCAAGCAGGATGAACTTACAAAGTAAAACTTTACTTCAGCGTTTATTAGCGTTGTTAACTGCGTATAAAAGGGAGCGTAACATAAGCATAATCGCGAGGCTTAATAACTACTCGGTGTGTCCTCGACTCTGTTCATACACACAATCCTATGGCTTTGGTGGTTTGGTGAGAGATGCTGCTGTCAGCGCTTCTCAGTCCCGCCGGGGCCCACCACAGAGATGGGGCTATGGGCTGGGGCTGTGGGTTTGGAGGGGACGCCACATATCCCCCCTCACTACCACTGGactggagacaggaggggagggagagagagagaaagatgaagacAAACAAAGACTTAGCCTAGCAACCAATGATTATGTCATGGATCGATAATGGACATCTTGGGGATGATAAGCCGATGTGTTTACAGATAGGAAAACAATCGTATTAATGTATAGTATGTGAACTCATGACTTGTGGTATTTTTGGACCGCTGATTTTAAGAATAGTTTTACCGCTTTGTGAATggaaaattatattttttcccctctcctcatagaCCCCGTTCACCCTGACTCTACGTCTGTGGGACATCTACATTCTGGAAGGGGAGACAATTCTTTCCGCCATGTCCTACACAATCCTTCGAATATTTAAGAGTAAGGAGTGCATCTACCTTTGACAAGTAGCCTTTTAGCTACTTTAGCCTATTAGCTATTAGCTACTCATTACATAACTTTACATAATTATTGCTCTCAGCTATGCATGTTCGACTCCTGTCCTGTGTATTGTGTCTCTGTTAACTCCAACGATGTCGACTCCCGTCCCGTTTGCTGTCTCTGTGCGTCATCAGAGCGTCTCCTGAAGATGAATCTGGAGGACCTGAGAGAGTTCCTTCAGGACAAGATCGGCCTGTCTTTCCTCTACAGCGATGACGTCGTCATCGATCAGCTGCAGGCCTCCGTGGCGGAACTACGGAAGATGAAGCTGAACCTTCCACCCCCAGGTAACACGCTGCTTAGCTGATCTACGTACCGTTTGACGAGGATAACAAGTTTAAATCGGTAGAAAATGCAGAGGCCAAACATCTCATGAGGGCTTGTGAATGAGCTCTCCCTTGTGGAAAGATATTCGGTCACATAATGACCATTTGATGCTGGTTAGTTAGTTGTGGGGTATTTTTGAAAGAGGGTACCCGTAATTACCATTTAATGTTTAAGCATAAACCAGGTTAACACTTACGTACCAACTGAAACAGAACTGTAAAGCAAAGCATAGTTCCTATAATTTACCTCAGTTTTAATGTTCCTGTCTTTTATTTCTAGCCAAGCCAGAGGAAGTGCCACAGAAGGCCCTGGGTTTGGAGCTACCTGTTCTGCTCACCCCTCTCAAGCCCCCCAGGGGAGTCACCCCTGACCCGGGTACCAAACAACCAGGAGCAGGGGGTCTGGGTCTCCACATCATCACCCACCAGCCAGACGTCATCTCCCAAGACAACAGCCCCTctaaggaggaaaggaaggacaAGGAAGCTCTAAatagggaggaagaggaagatgaggaagtcCCTCTTCCATCACCAGACCCCATTCTCATCCACACCGTCCAAGCTCAAGTGACCCCCGATGGGCCTCCCCAGGCTGGGGCTGGGCCACCACCTTATGAGCCACCAGGGGGCAATGAGCACAACGTTATAGGACAGCCTGCCATTCTTATGGCACTCCACAAAGAAAAAAGTGTTGAGAGCTCCTCTGGTCCAGTGGCTTTACCAGAGACACAGGCCGTAGTTCAACAGGGTACAAACACACCTTCACAAATCCCCATGGAGGAGCTGACCCTGACTGCCCCAGTTGCCCCTTCATCCCTTAGCCCTCCCCAGCCACCCTGCAGGGTCCCCCGGACTCAGTCAGCATCCTTAGCCCAGGCTTCCCAGCGGCCTATGGGCGTTGCCCAGAGTGAGAGCCATTCGGTGCGGGTGGGGGAGAGGGCGGAGGATGGGTACCTGCCCAGGCTTCTGGAGCAGACCTTGGCTCTGCCTAAACACAGGGCCCAGACAGGAGACAAAGGAGAGCCGGGAGACCCAGAAGGGCCAGTTAGATTCTAGAACATTGCAAAGCATTCTAAGTTCCCCCCTGTTGTCTACAAAACAGACATTGCAGAAAAAAGTGTTATGTTGTAGGAGAATCTGCCATAGTGGAGTTTCAAGGGACAGTGCCACATACTCTCCCATCATAGTGAAAGCATTACAGCTTACTTCATTTGAGTAGTTGTGTAATATTTTAACAATGGACATTATGTTTGCTTAGATAGCCTCTGTAAAATATTTGCTAATATAGTCTtattttagtatagttttatttttgtatgtggacacctgctcgtcgaacatctcattccaaaatcatgggcattaaatacatatggagttggtcccccatttgctgttaaaacagcctccactcttctgggaaggctttccaatatatgttggaacattgctgggggacttgcttccattcagccataagagcactgatgttgggcggttaggcctggctcgcagtcagcgttccaattcatcccaaaggtgtttgatggggttgaggtcagggctctgtgcaggccagtcaaattcttccacaccgatcttgacaaaccatttctgtatggaccttgctttgtgcacagggatattgtcatgctgaaacaggaaagggtcttccccaaactgttgccacaaagttggaagcacagaatcatctagaatgtcattgtatgctgtagtgttaagatttcccttcactggaactaaggggcctggcccgaaccatgaaaaacagccccagaccattaatcctcctccaccaaactttacagttggcacaatgcattagggcaggtagtgttctcctggcatccgccaaaaccagattcgtccgtcggactgccagatggtgaagcgtgattcatcactccagagaatgcatttccactgctccagagtccaatggtggcaagttttacaccactccagccaacgcttggcattgcgcatggtgattttaggcttgtgtgcagctgctcggccatggaaacccatttcatgaagctcctgatgaacagtcattgtgctgatgttgtgtccagaggcagtttggaactcggtagtgagtgttgcaaccgaggacagaatatttttacgcgctacacacttcagcacttggcactcctgttctgtgagcttgtgtggcttaccacatTACGACTGAGACGTCGTTGTTCATAGATgtctccacttcacaataacagcacttacagttgaccggggaagctctagcagggcagaaacttgATGAACAGActcgttggaaaggtggcatcctatgatggtgccacattgaaagtcactgagctcttcaatacgggccattctactgccaatgtttgtctatggagattgcatggctgtgtgttcgaatttatatacctgtcagcaacgggtaagtctgaaatagccaaatccatgaagatgaaggggtgtccacatacttttgggcaTTTAGTGTATCTTTGCTTCTAGAGCAAATGCCTTAATTGAATCTGTACCATCAATGCTGCAATTAGAATCATGCTGGCTTGATGACAGGAGATGTATTGTAAATGTAAAGTGAAGTGTCATTGAAAAGGTGATTACGAAACAGAAAGGACAGCAATTGCTCATGTTTTCAAATTACGAAACCTGACACACTGGGCGAGTTCGTTTTGCATGTCCAGGTGCCCCGTGTGGGCAGAGTTTGCACACTTTCCATTGGTCCTTAAGTGAAATCTCCATCCTCCCGgggcaccgggccatgcaaaacgaGCTGGCCCAATGTGTGCAAGGTACTTCATAATAAAGAGTGAGCTGGCTCACTGATCATTTGGATTGTAAACAGCAGCAACAGTGAGGGCGGGATTCAATCTGAGTACGCTTTGTCAGCGATGCAGGTTTCGCAGGGACCAcattcacggtaaatgctgcatatgtcggctcaatctggAATGAACTTTAAATGGTGCACTGTCCAAATCTGCGAccggattgaatcccagcctaaCATTAGTGCACCAGGTGTTCAGATCTTCACAAGGCTGCATTTCTTAGGCCATTAATTGAGGTCACTTGAGGCCAAATGCTTGATATTTTAGGTGTAGGCCTAGTGTAGATGGACTTTGTACTGGTCATCCACAACAACAGCAAAAACAGCATAGGCGAAGGCAATTGGGGCTATGTGTGACTTGGGCTTAGATTTGTCGTTTAGCAAGAATAATTCATATTTAAATCTAATTTTCTATTTTTGTAACGTTGAAGCTTAAAATGGAAAGATGTTTTGTGTTTTCTTGGCTTATCATTGGCCTAGCAAAAATGTATTTTCCGAATATTGGATCTTTgctgtaatatattataaagaTGATTTGTATTTGTAAGAAGTGCATGTGTTGATATTTGTACTCATTGTGGTGTAGAAGAAACACACTGAAGTTTTAAATACTGGCTATAGAGATGCTGTAGTAGTAAATAGCCTAATTATGatgaagtagcccttaacattTTTCAAAATGGTTAGTGGTCGATTGTACTGTAGCACCATGTGATTTTCTTACtttactgacatctagtggacaaTTTGCGTATAGCATTTAATTTGTCCACTGGCACGGTGGTTGCTTAAATGAAGACAAAGTTTCATCATAAGCCAAAATATTATAATCATCAATCATAAGTGTTGTTAAATAAATGGACCGAGTGCTCCACTGCAGAAGCCCAGTATTTATTTACCTGCATAGGTCTACAGCAATTTCAATGGTAATGTTTTGCACTTTGCTATTTATCCACAGAAAAACAGGCTAAGGAAGAATGGTTTTGTATGAGTTCTACATTCATGTTTGTACATTGATATGccttagtttgtaaagtgttgaCAGTCAAAGCCAAACAGACGT
The sequence above is a segment of the Salvelinus alpinus chromosome 33, SLU_Salpinus.1, whole genome shotgun sequence genome. Coding sequences within it:
- the LOC139563303 gene encoding USP6 N-terminal-like protein isoform X3, producing the protein MVKKWDKYRNSDRMVKRVYKGIPLQLRGQAWVLMLDVEKVKNENEGKYERMKDQARIFSQEIKQIDLDVNRTFRNHIMFMDRFGVKQQSLFHVLSAYSVYNTEVSYCQGMSQVAALLLMYMNEEDAFWALSQLLTNQKHAMHGFFIPGFPKLQRFQAHHDQILSKLIPKLKKHLDREQMSCGIYSTKWFLQCFIDRTPFTLTLRLWDIYILEGETILSAMSYTILRIFKKRLLKMNLEDLREFLQDKIGLSFLYSDDVVIDQLQASVAELRKMKLNLPPPAKPEEVPQKALGLELPVLLTPLKPPRGVTPDPGTKQPGAGGLGLHIITHQPDVISQDNSPSKEERKDKEALNREEEEDEEVPLPSPDPILIHTVQAQVTPDGPPQAGAGPPPYEPPGGNEHNVIGQPAILMALHKEKSVESSSGPVALPETQAVVQQGTNTPSQIPMEELTLTAPVAPSSLSPPQPPCRVPRTQSASLAQASQRPMGVAQSESHSVRVGERAEDGYLPRLLEQTLALPKHRAQTGDKGEPGDPEGPVRF
- the LOC139563303 gene encoding USP6 N-terminal-like protein isoform X1; translation: MIRRKSSHFFERVVRKSDRRSKRDKKEKPNLNGRQEGLVIDSWEDADYSIYRVTDRFGFLHDKELPTPSAQEEKKNNLEIERVEKWLKMVKKWDKYRNSDRMVKRVYKGIPLQLRGQAWVLMLDVEKVKNENEGKYERMKDQARIFSQEIKQIDLDVNRTFRNHIMFMDRFGVKQQSLFHVLSAYSVYNTEVSYCQGMSQVAALLLMYMNEEDAFWALSQLLTNQKHAMHGFFIPGFPKLQRFQAHHDQILSKLIPKLKKHLDREQMSCGIYSTKWFLQCFIDRTPFTLTLRLWDIYILEGETILSAMSYTILRIFKKRLLKMNLEDLREFLQDKIGLSFLYSDDVVIDQLQASVAELRKMKLNLPPPAKPEEVPQKALGLELPVLLTPLKPPRGVTPDPGTKQPGAGGLGLHIITHQPDVISQDNSPSKEERKDKEALNREEEEDEEVPLPSPDPILIHTVQAQVTPDGPPQAGAGPPPYEPPGGNEHNVIGQPAILMALHKEKSVESSSGPVALPETQAVVQQGTNTPSQIPMEELTLTAPVAPSSLSPPQPPCRVPRTQSASLAQASQRPMGVAQSESHSVRVGERAEDGYLPRLLEQTLALPKHRAQTGDKGEPGDPEGPVRF
- the LOC139563303 gene encoding USP6 N-terminal-like protein isoform X2 — translated: MKKDIETLISEERADIISKYDTGRQEGLVIDSWEDADYSIYRVTDRFGFLHDKELPTPSAQEEKKNNLEIERVEKWLKMVKKWDKYRNSDRMVKRVYKGIPLQLRGQAWVLMLDVEKVKNENEGKYERMKDQARIFSQEIKQIDLDVNRTFRNHIMFMDRFGVKQQSLFHVLSAYSVYNTEVSYCQGMSQVAALLLMYMNEEDAFWALSQLLTNQKHAMHGFFIPGFPKLQRFQAHHDQILSKLIPKLKKHLDREQMSCGIYSTKWFLQCFIDRTPFTLTLRLWDIYILEGETILSAMSYTILRIFKKRLLKMNLEDLREFLQDKIGLSFLYSDDVVIDQLQASVAELRKMKLNLPPPAKPEEVPQKALGLELPVLLTPLKPPRGVTPDPGTKQPGAGGLGLHIITHQPDVISQDNSPSKEERKDKEALNREEEEDEEVPLPSPDPILIHTVQAQVTPDGPPQAGAGPPPYEPPGGNEHNVIGQPAILMALHKEKSVESSSGPVALPETQAVVQQGTNTPSQIPMEELTLTAPVAPSSLSPPQPPCRVPRTQSASLAQASQRPMGVAQSESHSVRVGERAEDGYLPRLLEQTLALPKHRAQTGDKGEPGDPEGPVRF